A single region of the Pseudomonas mandelii genome encodes:
- the tnpB gene encoding IS66 family insertion sequence element accessory protein TnpB (TnpB, as the term is used for proteins encoded by IS66 family insertion elements, is considered an accessory protein, since TnpC, encoded by a neighboring gene, is a DDE family transposase.) — translation MMRPDAKVQKVYLYPKPVDFRKSIDGLAALVELDIKVAVFDPVLFVFLNRHRNRVKILYWERNGFCLWLKRLESERFKTSPDAADEAIVLTVQELNWLLDGFDLWRNRPHQVLTPRFVA, via the coding sequence ATGATGCGACCCGACGCCAAAGTTCAAAAAGTTTATCTCTACCCCAAGCCCGTGGACTTCAGAAAGTCCATTGATGGCCTCGCTGCGCTGGTCGAGCTGGACATAAAAGTGGCGGTGTTCGACCCCGTGCTTTTTGTATTCCTGAATCGCCACCGTAACCGGGTGAAAATCCTCTACTGGGAGCGCAATGGCTTCTGCCTTTGGCTTAAGCGCTTGGAGTCTGAGCGTTTTAAAACATCACCCGATGCCGCCGACGAGGCCATCGTGTTGACGGTTCAGGAGCTGAACTGGCTGCTCGACGGTTTTGACCTGTGGCGCAACCGCCCTCATCAAGTTTTGACTCCAAGATTCGTCGCCTGA
- the tnpC gene encoding IS66 family transposase, whose translation MNLMPEDLPDDPVLLKQMLLEALSRQQVTAEAYQTHIVDLKEQIKLLRDRLFNRKSEQTVEPNTPQLALFNEPESEPMPSVGDADEEVVAPAPRRGKRKPLSADLPRIEVIHELPEHELTCACGCRKHVISEEVSEQLDIVPMQIRVIKHIRKVYGCRGCETAPVTADKPAQLIEKSMASPSVLAMLLTTKYVDGLPLHRFETVLSRHGIDIPRQTLARWVMQCSEHFQPLLNLMRDRLLESPVIHCDETRVQVLKEPGRDPTSQSWMWVQTSGPPDRKVVLFDYTSSRAQEVPLRLLESYRGYVMTDDYAGYNALALQPGVERLACMAHARRKLVEAQKVQPKGKTGRADIALTMINKLYGIERELKDSDDEQRLIGRQQKSVPILAQLKSWLEKTQPQVTPQSVLGKAVNYLANNWNRLERYVEAGFLPIDNNAAERAIKPFVIGRKAWLFSDTPKGATASAQIYSLVETAKVNGQEPYTWLRHVLEQLPHAQSVADYEALLPWNCSPEIRR comes from the coding sequence ATGAATTTAATGCCCGAAGACCTCCCAGATGACCCTGTTCTGCTCAAGCAAATGTTGCTTGAGGCGCTCAGCCGTCAGCAGGTTACGGCTGAGGCATACCAGACTCATATCGTCGATCTGAAAGAACAGATCAAGCTGCTGCGCGACCGCCTGTTCAATCGTAAATCTGAGCAGACCGTTGAACCCAATACCCCGCAATTGGCGCTGTTCAACGAGCCCGAAAGCGAGCCGATGCCTTCCGTCGGCGACGCTGACGAAGAAGTTGTGGCTCCGGCGCCACGTCGCGGCAAGCGCAAGCCTCTGTCGGCCGATCTGCCGCGTATCGAAGTCATCCACGAACTGCCCGAGCACGAACTGACCTGTGCCTGCGGTTGCCGCAAGCATGTGATCAGCGAAGAAGTCAGCGAACAGCTGGATATCGTGCCGATGCAGATCCGTGTCATCAAACATATCCGCAAGGTTTACGGTTGCCGTGGCTGCGAAACGGCACCGGTCACCGCCGACAAACCGGCTCAACTGATCGAAAAGAGCATGGCCAGCCCGAGCGTTCTGGCCATGTTGCTGACCACCAAGTACGTCGACGGCTTGCCGCTGCATCGTTTCGAGACGGTGTTAAGTCGACACGGTATCGATATACCAAGGCAAACACTGGCGCGCTGGGTGATGCAGTGCAGCGAACACTTTCAGCCACTGCTGAACCTAATGCGCGACCGATTACTGGAAAGCCCGGTGATCCATTGCGATGAAACCCGTGTTCAAGTATTGAAAGAGCCAGGTCGAGACCCGACCAGCCAATCCTGGATGTGGGTACAAACCAGCGGTCCGCCAGATCGTAAAGTCGTGTTGTTCGACTACACGTCCAGCCGTGCGCAGGAGGTTCCGTTGCGTCTGCTGGAAAGTTATCGCGGCTATGTGATGACCGATGATTACGCGGGCTATAACGCCTTGGCGTTGCAGCCGGGGGTTGAACGGCTGGCCTGCATGGCCCATGCGCGCCGCAAGTTGGTCGAGGCTCAGAAAGTGCAGCCGAAGGGCAAGACGGGACGTGCCGATATCGCCCTAACAATGATCAACAAGCTGTATGGCATCGAGCGCGAGCTCAAGGACAGCGATGATGAACAGCGTTTAATCGGCCGTCAGCAAAAGAGCGTACCGATCCTGGCTCAGTTGAAAAGCTGGTTGGAGAAAACGCAGCCCCAAGTCACGCCACAAAGTGTGCTGGGCAAGGCTGTTAACTATCTTGCCAACAACTGGAACCGGCTGGAGCGGTACGTGGAAGCCGGCTTTTTACCGATCGACAACAATGCGGCCGAACGGGCGATAAAACCGTTCGTTATCGGTCGTAAGGCGTGGCTGTTCAGCGACACGCCCAAAGGCGCTACCGCCAGTGCTCAGATCTACAGCCTGGTGGAGACCGCCAAGGTCAACGGCCAAGAGCCTTATACGTGGCTACGCCACGTACTGGAGCAGTTACCACATGCGCAGTCGGTCGCGGATTATGAAGCGCTGCTGCCGTGGAACTGTTCGCCAGAGATACGACGTTAA
- a CDS encoding DUF2931 family protein yields MSNFIRVALAAFLLSGCTFAKSQSMPYKAWRLGFSAPAYMEVWIESADVVDIQEQLYSRAMSGTASILTPPNNSGDPRGWPKRAGWGKGKYVTGADLPKQIYVRWQSLVEPQTYQMVINIPEATREIMRKGEKVFCSADGQWITGYREAIGIRLVPGGIAKVWVTGPCMTPIEVTTVQAVIDPRGPYEGKSGGHHRPLSAVSKAYVEKFGVPYDSWK; encoded by the coding sequence ATGAGTAATTTTATCCGTGTCGCTCTTGCCGCCTTTCTACTCAGTGGCTGCACCTTTGCCAAAAGCCAGTCAATGCCCTATAAAGCCTGGCGCTTGGGATTTTCGGCTCCCGCTTACATGGAAGTTTGGATCGAGTCGGCGGATGTGGTCGATATTCAGGAACAGTTATATTCACGTGCGATGAGTGGCACCGCGTCAATACTAACGCCCCCCAACAACTCCGGCGATCCCCGAGGCTGGCCGAAAAGAGCAGGTTGGGGTAAGGGTAAGTACGTGACAGGGGCTGACTTGCCCAAACAGATCTATGTCCGTTGGCAATCGCTGGTCGAGCCGCAAACCTACCAAATGGTGATTAACATACCTGAGGCGACCCGGGAGATCATGCGCAAGGGGGAAAAGGTGTTCTGCTCTGCCGATGGGCAATGGATCACCGGATATCGTGAGGCAATCGGTATAAGGCTGGTTCCCGGAGGCATTGCCAAAGTCTGGGTAACCGGTCCCTGCATGACACCGATCGAGGTGACTACGGTACAAGCGGTGATTGATCCACGTGGCCCGTATGAAGGTAAGTCTGGCGGTCACCACCGGCCCCTTTCAGCAGTTTCCAAAGCCTATGTCGAGAAGTTTGGTGTGCCCTACGACTCTTGGAAGTAG
- a CDS encoding OprD family porin, which translates to MDNNTKFSMAALALVVSSGPSMVFAEEKTGGFIEDSSLTVLNRNFYFNRDHRNGQSSPTGNGYSEAWSHAIISKFESGFTQGTVGVGVDAFAMIGLKLDTGDGRNGGRSSFDVLPVNGDGEARDEYTKVGGAAKVRAFDTVVKVGDVFPANPVVASGDSRLLPESFRGVTATNTSIEGLTVQGGRLHAMSQPVSSNMRDNFATFYAGPVNSPWVGYFGGDYNVNKNIIVSLYSSRLKDAWNQYYAGTGLNYSLSDELSVFGGVNYYKAVDEGKKLLGEFDNNIWSAKVGVKYGAHSLALSHQRNNGNDDFDYLRQSDSIFLDNSIQYSDFNSPKERSWMVRYDLDMSSYGVPGLSFMTRYGRGTDADYSNANATYMRRDADGNPLTDQKRWERDIEVKYVVQAGSLKDMSFRLRQMNFRSTEFESDLDEVRVIIEYPLAIL; encoded by the coding sequence ATGGATAACAATACAAAATTTTCGATGGCCGCTTTGGCGTTGGTTGTCAGTTCTGGGCCGTCTATGGTATTTGCGGAGGAAAAGACTGGGGGATTTATCGAAGACAGCAGCCTTACCGTGCTCAATCGAAATTTCTACTTCAATCGTGATCATCGCAACGGTCAATCAAGCCCCACGGGCAATGGCTACTCCGAAGCTTGGTCGCATGCGATTATCAGTAAGTTCGAATCCGGGTTTACCCAAGGCACTGTAGGCGTGGGCGTCGACGCTTTCGCGATGATCGGTTTGAAGCTTGATACGGGTGACGGTCGTAACGGCGGTCGTAGTTCATTCGATGTACTACCTGTCAATGGCGACGGCGAAGCTCGAGATGAATACACGAAAGTCGGTGGCGCGGCAAAAGTTCGCGCTTTTGACACTGTGGTGAAAGTAGGTGATGTATTTCCCGCCAACCCTGTCGTGGCGTCTGGCGACTCAAGGCTTTTACCGGAAAGTTTCCGGGGTGTGACCGCTACCAATACCAGCATCGAAGGGCTGACAGTTCAGGGTGGTCGCCTGCATGCTATGAGTCAACCAGTCTCCAGCAATATGCGCGACAACTTCGCAACCTTCTATGCAGGCCCTGTTAACTCACCTTGGGTCGGCTATTTTGGTGGCGACTACAATGTGAATAAGAATATTATCGTTAGTCTTTACTCCAGTCGTCTCAAAGACGCCTGGAATCAATACTATGCTGGTACCGGGTTGAACTACTCCTTGTCTGATGAGCTTTCTGTATTCGGCGGTGTGAATTACTACAAGGCCGTGGATGAAGGGAAAAAACTGCTGGGCGAGTTCGACAACAATATTTGGAGCGCTAAGGTTGGCGTGAAGTATGGCGCACACTCACTTGCACTTTCTCACCAGCGAAATAATGGTAACGACGACTTCGACTATCTGCGTCAGTCGGATTCCATCTTTCTCGACAACTCAATCCAGTACAGCGACTTCAACTCGCCAAAAGAACGTTCATGGATGGTGCGTTACGACCTCGACATGAGCTCGTATGGTGTACCTGGCTTGTCGTTTATGACACGTTATGGTCGTGGCACCGACGCCGACTACTCCAACGCCAACGCCACATACATGCGGCGCGATGCGGATGGAAACCCGTTGACCGATCAGAAACGTTGGGAGCGCGACATCGAAGTAAAATACGTCGTTCAGGCAGGCTCCTTGAAAGATATGTCCTTCCGCTTGCGACAAATGAACTTTCGCTCAACTGAATTTGAATCGGATCTGGATGAAGTTCGTGTGATCATTGAGTATCCACTAGCGATTCTGTAA